The window GGTCAAAACCAAACATTACGTCAGAATTGTTCAAAAACTACAACAGTCAACATGATCAAGGGTAAAACGTAAATTTGAACTGTTAGTAGTAAgaacaagaataattttttatatgGCAGCTGACACCTTCATTTCACAGCAATCTCAAAACAATCCCAAATTAAATCCTCTCTTCTCGACCTAAAACGATTTTATATATACAAGACTCCCATAATTTAAGGATTAGGAAACTCTTCAAGAAGTAAGTGAAATAATTCAGTAAGTGAAAATCATGTGGTAAACCCTTCCCATACCCTCTGGTTATCATCTGATTTGAGGAAGAGACCATTAGAAATGTTTTCCCAACTCTTTtaaattctactttttaaaacaaatgtgcaGTTACAAATATCTAgcttaataattttcttaacaaaataaaaccatccCTTAATAACTGGGTAAAACAAAAGTCTATTTTTATAAAGGACAAGTCACTTATTTGAAACTTAAAGTTGAGGCTGGGAGACAATAGAACAGTTTTATAAACCTCTCATAACTCCACGAAAGGTTACTGTAATTTCACTATGTATGAAATACTATACCTGTTCTCAGTTTCGGAAGTTTGATTTGTAAATGAAGTTTGCGTCAGCTGCTTGGGAGCCAAACCTACAATTAATCAAAGATTACAACTTCATTATAAAATTTTTAGTTGCAAAGGAAATTTGAGCTACATAAATACTGATTTACAAAATCATATTCAAGACAATGTCGCAATTTGTTCATGGCCAACAAAAAAAGACGCAACCTTGAGGCAGTATTCAGATGTTTCTCCacatacagttaaaaaaatatgcagttttCTTCAACGTTTCCACAGCAGTTCTGCAGAGCAGTTTGCCAGCAGCTAAAGTGCTGCTACTAAAGTGGCCATGAGTGTGACAcacaaagaaatatgaaaacCCTGGTGAACAGCTCTAATCCCAGAAGTTTAGTTCTGCACCAACTGTACCTTATTCTGTGAAACACTCCCCCGAAAGGAAGACTTATGCTTCCCATACACCTGGccagaagaagaggaaaaattagtAGTAAACAGTTACCTTGAGGTTCACTTTCTCCaggttctttttttaactgttttggtGGGCTAGGAGCTGTAACATACTTTATTGAAGAACTTTCTGGACTTGATTCCAAAGGTAATTGAAAGttctaaacaaaacagaaaacattaaataaaaaacctgaACTATTTAACGCCTCTGACCTATTAACAAAATCACTCAGTTAACTAAGTATTAACATCTTGAATACAGCACCATTTTTCTGATTCCTACAttattttaagcaaacaaaatgcaacTGATTAGCTAGTCCATGTTGAAGCTTGTGGTactaattttgcaaaaaatctttttcacttTATATATAAACTTGTAAAATACTTCCTACAGAACATCTTTGTCCTTAAAATCTTAAATTTTAATAGAAGCTCATTCAGATAGAGAAcacttccccccccgcccccatcACCTTTTCAGAACAGAACAGCTATGCAAGCTTAATTCATCAAAAAGTGTCCATATGAATGTGTACAACCTCCGGCTCCAGCAGGAAATTTTATCGATCAACATTTAGTTAACTACAGAACTTAGCAGAGTGGAACAGATTCATTTTCCAGCTTACTATCATCCCATCTACGACAAGGCATGAATAAAGGATCtttaatacatttgaaaatTCTAAGTTACTGTAAAATAAAGTCATTGTTAAAACAAACTTTCTGAGTATGGCAttctcagaaaacagaagagatttaGAATACACTCCCACCATACACcataattaaaattacttacCTCATCTGGCCTTGCCTCATAGAAATGTTCTGTCAAATTATGCAACAAACCATTTTCTGCACCTCTCTTTGTGGgctgttttatttctaatgtcACTTCTTCAGCTGCAGCTCTTTCAGATGAAGGATCTGATTTCTTCTGCACACAAGTTGCACTTTCATTCTCAGAGAGTCTTGTTATTGACAGCTTGCCTTGTGCCTTCGAAAGCTCTACTTCCGTAGCTATTTGACTTGCCTCTGAAACTTCAAGGTAAtcttttaacaaagaaagcttGGGGGCATTTGCAGAATTTACGTTACTTTGCTTCGTGTTACTGGCtttcagtaatttaattttggTCCATTTAGAGTTTTTGTTTGAGGAGTTATTTCTACCATTGAGAGTGCATTTGACAGGCATTCCTTTTTTGCTAGGGAAAAAACGTTTGCATTGAGTACTTTGACCAGGTTCTTTCTGAGTAAGCATTTCACTTTGTTGAAGCTGCATGTCgccatgcttttcttctgttctgctaCACTCGGCATTAGGGGAATCTTTTTTTACCTCTACTGTGTCTGACTCAATCTCACCTGCGATTTCTTCACAAAGTTCAAGGATGCTTACCCTTTTGGATTTCGCATCGCGCTCTGGTTGATCAGCCACATTTGTTTCACTTACAGATGGCTGTGAaatcttttttggttttgtactgTTTTTTACATTCTGATGCATTCGTTGCTTTTCCTTAGTTACTGTTTTAGAATTTGGCTTAGGAGAatctgttttcactttcttaGTGTTGCTAGGAATAGGAGATAAAGGGCCCGTTCGCTCTTTCTTAACTTCCTCAAGACTCTCATCAGGACACAATGATGATCCTTGAAGGCTGTGTTGAAAGCTGTTGGAATTATCATTTTTATTGtctgctttacattttttctctttcagagagCTGGTCACTTCTACATGTATTTCTTTATCCTCATTTGTAttgtttggctttatttttgtggttttctgttctgttttctctccagCAGATTTAAGTACTTTTGCTGCAACACTGTGAGTGTGTCTTTTTGTCTGGCTACTTTGTTTAACTTccaaagctttttcttctttaacttcTCTGTTGCGCAGGGATCTTGCTGGTACGTGTACATGTGTTAACTGCTGCAGTCTCTGTGATCTCCTCGTTACTGGCTCATTTGGTGCAATTATGCATTTTGACTTAGGAATTTCTTGCACAGATTTCTTCTGGCATACCTCCTTATTTTTTGCAGATTTAGGCTGCTGTTGGACCTTTTTGTCAGGTGTTGTTTTATTATTCAAGTTGGATCCTGATGATCTTGTAGTCATGCGCATTCCTAGTTCAGGTTCACTGCTGGTGTCACTGAAAGATtccaataattattttttcagcatccagaaagcagaatttgtcATAAGGCTCTTCTCATTCCTACTAAcctctgcccttttttttccttttttttttttttgaaacactaGATCTTACACCCTCAGTActtttagaataattttctctaGAATCATTCTAAAAAGACTTCACTTCCACCTGGTTACTCTTAGGTGTAGTAATTAATGACTCTTATGCATGGCAAGACTGAACTATGAACCCCAGATGAATGCTTTTTAACATCTTCAGCAGTTTTTAATTGTTGACACTTGTGGCTTTCAAATGAAGTATTAGATTTATTTTCGCTTCAGAAACACTTTCGGAGGAAGTCTTTCTGGATTTCAAGACACTAACATGGTTCCAGAGAAAGATCATGTAGCAGGTATCATACTTAATGACTTAAGGCTGATCTTCCTACTAGTACTATTTAACTATTTAGCTGTATCTTTAACTCAAATTCATTCTCCTTAGATTGTTTCTGCACTAATTTAGTCTAGGAAGTTTACctagaaaaattacttatttttttgtcactgaCCTGTTTGATTTGACAGAGGTTTTGAGTACAGTTTTCTCCTGCACTGCACACTGATGAGGCTTTGATTTCTTTGAGACATGTTTTGTATCTGacacctctttttccttcttcgcCAATGACGGTTTGCTGTTCTTGTCCAGCTTTGGACGTTTAGCAGAAGGCTCTACTAACATAGACTTCCTTTTCTGAGCTGCCATTTCTGTAAAACATAATAATTGATTCAGCTTTTAGGTTCTTTGTCAACTGTTGCTACAGTGTCAGTTAATACAACGGAAGGTTTGCCCATTTTACAAAATAAGGTAACTGATACTCACTTTTCCTTTTAGAGGCAGATCATGCTGATTGTGATTAGAAAGCAAATCATCAAaagaatacatttattttactcaCAGGTTTTTACAAGAGGCAATCGATGTTTAGGCCAAACTAACTTATCAAGGTGTGCCAAGAGCATTCCTTAGGTATATGCTGACGAACAGGACGTTTCATGCCACCTATGAAGAATATAAAATGTTCATGTAGTAAGCACTTTACTAACTTCCTTCTCAGACTCTGAATTTGGCATTCCCACTCTCTTCCATCCCTTCAAACAATGCTTAGCTTTAAAGTTTCTTTGataatcagttaaaaaaaaaaaacctacaaattttatttccatatcCAACATTTTTTGGCATTCTTCTGTCTTAAGCATTACCCTTTTACCTTTTGAAAGGTGGCAGATATAGCACCATTTGAAAGGAAGTTTCTCAGCCTTTCgcatttttccagaaaatagtATGCTGCTCTCTTTCATAGCCCACAAAAAAGTGGGCCCGCTGTCAGTCCTGTGCCTCACAGCAACAGTGAATAAATCCATTAGACTCTACTAAGTTTTGTGGCTGCTACTACAGAACTTCATAGTCATCAGCAACCACCTATAACTGTTCCTTCTAATAAGACTTAAGCTACAAATCAGAGACAGAAAGCCTAGAAAGTAGCATTATTTGAGACATTTGCCTTGGGCAGTTAAAGATGATGTCTTCATGAGAACTGAAATGATGTTAACGATGCAGAAAAGTCTCAAAACTAGCAGAGATCGTCAGTAAAAGATCTTCACAGATTCAGTTGATTATATCTTTCACATCTATTTGTGGCTTCTGAAACTTTTAAGTTCTCTTATTCAAAGACACTGTTTTTGTAACATGGCATTAAGTAATAATTGTTCAGCAAAGGTTCactaatatatttttagaattaaGATAACTGGAAGACTCAGTGCTCAGAACTTTCATATCACCTTTTTTAGGtcaataattatttattaatttttgccATTGACAGactaacaaatatttctgtaataaaatcaTATTACTTTTCAAATCTTAACTAATCTGATATTAAATTTGACAGATTTTAAGGTCAAACAGGAACTTTAAGTTACCAGTTGTAAAACACAGACCAGATACTTCCATTTCATTACAACTACAGTAAGCCTTCCAGCACTGACAAATGTATGTCTTTCTCTAACAATTCGAAAGATACTTACATTAAGCTCCTTTTAATAATTATTCATTatccaaaggaaaaagtaaagacctgtactttttcttttttttcagactttaaaTTGTCCTTAACCTCATTTTCATTTATCCACTTTTTTATGAAGACACTTTTAACCACACAAGTCCGAAAATGCTCAAATTCCAGACACCAGTGCTGTCTTCtgactttctcttttaaagaagCTGCATGGCCAGTGACTCATatttgaaacagaattaaaaaacataTCCAGTGAAGAAATCTCTAATAGCACTTTTCGTAGTGCTATTTCGATGTGTCTCCCGAAGGAGCAGGTAACAGAATTTGTATGCCTTACTTCTAATGGCTCATGAGCTCCATGACACTTAGCAAGACTACAGGTTTCCACTAGTCAAAAGATTATCTGTCAGAGCCACAGTATAGCCACTCACACTGAAAATAACAGCTGTTGTTGCTGAATAAGTCTTTGGTCTTGTATTCTCTTAGTTTAGAGCACACCGTTGACTCTCAGAATTTGAGAACACCATGACACACACTGTGTACATCTAGaccttcttgttttttttccagacatatACAGACATCACTGTCACTCTCAGCCACGTGACATGGCATATTCAAGAAAGACTTTCAagtacaaaacagaaaacataatcCTTCCCTTACCAGTATTGCTTCTCAGGACACTGACAAATAACACTCTCCTCCCACAAAGAGAACTAGCTCTTTAATAGTCATTTCTTTCCTACTTATACTTTGCACAGCAGAGCAAGGACTTTTCCAGACATTCAAGAACTGGCAGTTTCTGCCCTGAAGAAGTCCCCTCTAGTAAAAGCCAGATTATGGAAAGAAGGTAAGACATAGCAATACAAGAACAAACTACACAACAATCAAAGGTGTGGGTGCAAGAGGTAGAGAAAAAATAGAAGCAAGCAACTCCCACACTCTCAAGTCCTTAAAGCAGGGGCAAGCCCTTGGTCTCGGCTGAGACTGCGGGCCCAGCTGCTTGACAGGGTGCTGGGGTCTCACAGACGAGCCCCCCTCACCGACTGCCACGACAGAACCTCGCAGCGTTCATAAGAGGTTGAGATCCCAGTCCCGGCTGAGACCCCACGACGGGACtcaagaggaaggaagaaaagagaaggccTCCAAGCATGGCCCAGTGTCATCCGCCTCAGCGCCCCGCCGTGACAGCCCTTCTGGAGCAGGGCCTGGCAGGGAGCCCCTGAACCCGGTCAAGCTCTCCTCAGGCCAAGGCAAGTGCCACCGAGGGGCAAGGCGGGGGCCGCGTAGAAGCAGCCGTACACCGCAGGGCGCCCCCCCCCCAAGCTCCCACTCGCGAGGAGTCGGCGAGACGGTATCGCCCGCTCACTCCCACCGCGATCGCGGAgacagcggcggcggcaggcaGGCCCGAGCCCGGGCCGCGGCCGGCCAGGCAGGCGCGAGGAGGAGACGCCGGCCTTTCGGCCCCGAGGCGGGGGCAGACGGCACCTCTCCGTGCCAGGAAGGGCGACCGGTCACGGAGGGGGGGGGGCGAAAGGCTGACGGGAGCCGTCGGCACACGAGGCGTGTTGGGGGGGAACTTCCTCgtccccctcccgccccctTCCCCCCTCACGCCCTCCGGCGCGAGGCGCCCACTTACCTCGCACGGGTGTCAGCGACGTGCCGGCAGCGCCAGCCGCCCTCCGCGCCCGGCTCGCCAGCTGcaggggggggggaaggaggaggggggaaggggcggggcggAGCCGCGCGGCGGGGTGGAGGGGAAAGCGCACGCGCGCGGGGCCGGTGGCTGAGCGGGGGCGCGCGCGGAGTCTGGGGCGGGTGG of the Nyctibius grandis isolate bNycGra1 chromosome 3, bNycGra1.pri, whole genome shotgun sequence genome contains:
- the ESCO1 gene encoding N-acetyltransferase ESCO1 isoform X1 codes for the protein MAAQKRKSMLVEPSAKRPKLDKNSKPSLAKKEKEVSDTKHVSKKSKPHQCAVQEKTVLKTSVKSNSDTSSEPELGMRMTTRSSGSNLNNKTTPDKKVQQQPKSAKNKEVCQKKSVQEIPKSKCIIAPNEPVTRRSQRLQQLTHVHVPARSLRNREVKEEKALEVKQSSQTKRHTHSVAAKVLKSAGEKTEQKTTKIKPNNTNEDKEIHVEVTSSLKEKKCKADNKNDNSNSFQHSLQGSSLCPDESLEEVKKERTGPLSPIPSNTKKVKTDSPKPNSKTVTKEKQRMHQNVKNSTKPKKISQPSVSETNVADQPERDAKSKRVSILELCEEIAGEIESDTVEVKKDSPNAECSRTEEKHGDMQLQQSEMLTQKEPGQSTQCKRFFPSKKGMPVKCTLNGRNNSSNKNSKWTKIKLLKASNTKQSNVNSANAPKLSLLKDYLEVSEASQIATEVELSKAQGKLSITRLSENESATCVQKKSDPSSERAAAEEVTLEIKQPTKRGAENGLLHNLTEHFYEARPDENFQLPLESSPESSSIKYVTAPSPPKQLKKEPGESEPQGLAPKQLTQTSFTNQTSETENRVPLSNPSLASKCSNFLPSEEHIQKLKEAGKDGDKQLIIDAGQKRFGAISCNICGMLYTASNPEDETQHLLFHNQFISAVKYVGWKKERILAEYPDGKIIMVLPDDPKYALKKVEEIREMVDNDLGFQQAPLMCYSRTKTLLFISNDKKVIGCLIAEHIQWGYRVIEEKVPEVSSENEKVIFERQKAWCCSTSPEPAICGISRIWVFSMMRRKKIASRMIECLRSNFIYGSYLSKEEIAFSDPTPDGKLFATQYCGTGQFLVYNFLNGQHQT
- the ESCO1 gene encoding N-acetyltransferase ESCO1 isoform X2; the protein is MAAQKRKSMLVEPSAKRPKLDKNSKPSLAKKEKEVSDTKHVSKKSKPHQCAVQEKTVLKTSVKSNSDTSSEPELGMRMTTRSSGSNLNNKTTPDKKVQQQPKSAKNKEVCQKKSVQEIPKSKCIIAPNEPVTRRSQRLQQLTHVHVPARSLRNREVKEEKALEVKQSSQTKRHTHSVAAKVLKSAGEKTEQKTTKIKPNNTNEDKEIHVEVTSSLKEKKCKADNKNDNSNSFQHSLQGSSLCPDESLEEVKKERTGPLSPIPSNTKKVKTDSPKPNSKTVTKEKQRMHQNVKNSTKPKKISQPSVSETNVADQPERDAKSKRVSILELCEEIAGEIESDTVEVKKDSPNAECSRTEEKHGDMQLQQSEMLTQKEPGQSTQCKRFFPSKKGMPVKCTLNGRNNSSNKNSKWTKIKLLKASNTKQSNVNSANAPKLSLLKDYLEVSEASQIATEVELSKAQGKLSITRLSENESATCVQKKSDPSSERAAAEEVTLEIKQPTKRGAENGLLHNLTEHFYEARPDENFQLPLESSPESSSIKYVTAPSPPKQLKKEPGESEPQGLAPKQLTQTSFTNQTSETENRVPLSNPSLASKCSNFLPSEEHIQKLKEAGKDGDKQLIIDAGQKRFGAISCNICGMLYTASNPEDETQHLLFHNQFISAVKYVVLLIIHHECGSEEELITSIFLSMFILQIHTT